A single region of the Myripristis murdjan chromosome 3, fMyrMur1.1, whole genome shotgun sequence genome encodes:
- the LOC115356990 gene encoding polycystic kidney disease protein 1-like 2 has product MTKKNFSVAKKNEIASFRNIFQSRTVTGFKDEHIWVSIVDPPWRSPFTRAQRVSCCMSLLLCTMAINIAFWNIPVNEDSPVLFSFGSLKITWQEVMVGVESGLLMFPINILIITIFRSIRPRHTSQTQRDSEEENLKPHAVTIPAILKDTEELVNLLSKSKRNQMSELSGLESASDLRPALDRVHELIQLMQGESESDPHWVYCSKFLMSCLSHLLLCLERLDGKNFPSQDEYQQALNITNLLLRKAEMVFSSHMAFCLPPVSKKKKATGCWLPWWCVFLAWFLLLSISGVSTFFTLLYGLKYGKEKSIQWVISLGLSLFQSIFILQPLKVIGIAVFFALLLKPVAVEETQEIEQVLLEQRDKCRQYSGRDSQ; this is encoded by the exons ATGACCAAGAAGAATTTCAGTGTTGCAAAGAAGAACGAGATTGCCAGCTTCAG GAATATTTTCCAGAGCAGAACAGTGACTGGCTTTAAGGATGAACACATCTGGGTGTCCATTGTGGATCCTCCCTGGCGCAGTCCCTTCACACGTGCCCAGAGGGTGTCCTGCTGCATGAGCCTGCTCCTCTGCACCATGGCCATCAACATCGCCTTCTGGAATATTCCTGTAAATGAGGACTCACCGGTCCTCTTCTCCTTTG GTTCACTGAAAATCACCTGGCAGGAGGTCATGGTGGGGGTGGAGAGCGGGCTTCTTATGTTCCCCATCaacatcctcatcatcaccatcttccGAAGCATCAGACCTCGCCACACCTCCCAAACACAGAGGGACAGCGAAGAGGAGAACTTGAAACCTCATGCAGTTACCATACCAGCCATTCTGAAG GACACAGAGGAGCTGGTGAACTTGCTGAGCAAGAGTAAGAGGAACCAGATGTCAGAGCTGAGCGGGCTGGAGTCAGCCTCTGATCTGCGCCCGGCCTTGGACAGGGTACATGAACTGATCCAGCTGATGCAAG GGGAGAGTGAGAGCGACCCACACTGGGTGTACTGTAGCAAGTTCCTcatgtcctgtctctctcacctgttGCTGTGTCTGGAGAGGCTGGATGGAAAGAACTTCCCAAGCCAAGATGAGTACCAGCAGGCCCTCAACATCACCAACCTGCTGCTTCGCAAGGCTGAGATGGTCTTCTCCAGCCACATGGCCTTCTG TCTGCCTCCTGTGagtaagaagaagaaggcaACAGGCTGTTGGCTGCCCTGGTGGTGTGTATTTCTCGCCTGGTTCCTGCTGTTGTCCATCAGTGGGGTGTCCACTTTCTTCACCCTGCTCTACGGCCTCAAATATGGCAAAGAGAAGTCCATCCAGTGGGTCATATCTCTGGGCCTCTCCCTCTTTCAGAGCATCTTTATACTGCAGCCACTCAAG GTGATAGGCATCGCTGTCTTTTTTGCTCTGCTGCTGAAGCCAGTGGCAGTGGAGGAGACTCAAGAAATTGAACAAGTGCTGTTAG AGCAGCGAGACAAGTGTAGACAGTACTCTGGCAGGGACTCACAGTGA
- the ist1 gene encoding IST1 homolog isoform X1: MLGRGFQAERLRVNLRLVINRLKLLEKKKTELAQKARKEIADYLSSAKDERARIRVEHIIREDYLVEAMEILELYCDLLLARFGLIQSMKELDPGLQEAVSTLIWAAPRLQSEVSELKIVSDQLCAKYSKEYGKLCRTNQIGTVNDRLMHKLSVEAPPKILVERYLIEIAKNYNVPYEPDAMVRPEVCPGEEADLIDVDTDNKKSGGGGGGGGGFTAPATAYPMPMPMPMPMPTPFSYPPPKGGEPFNAPVGTYNSMNNFQPSMGGGQPPQLPSCPPTYESIDDLSDKPSVPSQAVASGPSAQIYDNNALPELPSVPDTLPTSSFGGNTTTSDDIDFDDLSRRFEELKKKT; the protein is encoded by the exons atgctgggaAGAGGTTTCCAAGCAGAGAGGCTCAGAGTCAACCTCCGCTTGGTCATCAACCGACTCAAActcttggaaaaaaagaaaa CGGAGCTCGCCCAGAAGGCAAGGAAGGAGATCGCTGATTACCTGTCATCAGCAAAGGATGAGCGGGCACGGATTCGCGTGGAGCACATCATCAGAGAGGACTATCTTGTGGAAGCCATGGAGATCCTGGAGCTTTACTGCGACCTTCTGCTGGCACGCTTCGGCCTCATCCAGTCTATGAA GGAGCTGGATCCAGGCTTGCAGGAAGCAGTGTCCACCCTTATCTGGGCAGCTCCTCGTCTTCAGTCTGAAGTGTCAGAGCTCAAAATA GTGTCTGACCAGCTCTGTGCAAAATATAGTAAGGAGTATGGCAAGCTGTGCAGGACAAACCAGATTGGCACAGTCAATGATAGG CTGATGCACAAATTGAGCGTGGAGGCTCCTCCCAAGATCTTGGTGGAGCGCTACCTGATAGAGATAGCCAAGAATTACAACGTGCCATATGAGCCTGACGCCATGGTGCGG CCCGAGGTGTGTCCTGGTGAGGAGGCAGACCTGATCGATGTGGACACTGACAATAagaagagtggaggaggaggaggtggtggtggagggttCACCGCTCCTGCAACTGCTTATCCTATGCCCATGCCCATGCCTATGCCCATGCCAACACCTTTCAGCTACCCACCTCCCAAAGGAGGA GAGCCCTTTAATGCCCCTGTCGGGACCTACAACAGCATGAACAACTTCCAGCCCTCCATGGGAGGAGGGCAGCCCCCTCAGCTGCCCAGTTGCCCCCCCACCTACGAGTCT atTGATGACCTGTCTGATAAACCCTCTGTTCCTTCCCAGGCAGTAG CTTCTGGCCCTTCAGCTCAGATCTACGACAACAACGCTCTCCCTGAGCTGCCCTCTGTTCCGGACACTCTCCCCACTTCGTCCTTCGGCGGGAACACTACCACATCCGATGACATCGACTTCGACGACTTGTCAAGGCGGTTTGAAGAGCTGAAGAAGAAGACCTAA
- the ist1 gene encoding IST1 homolog isoform X2 codes for MLGRGFQAERLRVNLRLVINRLKLLEKKKTELAQKARKEIADYLSSAKDERARIRVEHIIREDYLVEAMEILELYCDLLLARFGLIQSMKELDPGLQEAVSTLIWAAPRLQSEVSELKIVSDQLCAKYSKEYGKLCRTNQIGTVNDRLMHKLSVEAPPKILVERYLIEIAKNYNVPYEPDAMVRPEVCPGEEADLIDVDTDNKKSGGGGGGGGGFTAPATAYPMPMPMPMPMPTPFSYPPPKGGEPFNAPVGTYNSMNNFQPSMGGGQPPQLPSCPPTYESAVASGPSAQIYDNNALPELPSVPDTLPTSSFGGNTTTSDDIDFDDLSRRFEELKKKT; via the exons atgctgggaAGAGGTTTCCAAGCAGAGAGGCTCAGAGTCAACCTCCGCTTGGTCATCAACCGACTCAAActcttggaaaaaaagaaaa CGGAGCTCGCCCAGAAGGCAAGGAAGGAGATCGCTGATTACCTGTCATCAGCAAAGGATGAGCGGGCACGGATTCGCGTGGAGCACATCATCAGAGAGGACTATCTTGTGGAAGCCATGGAGATCCTGGAGCTTTACTGCGACCTTCTGCTGGCACGCTTCGGCCTCATCCAGTCTATGAA GGAGCTGGATCCAGGCTTGCAGGAAGCAGTGTCCACCCTTATCTGGGCAGCTCCTCGTCTTCAGTCTGAAGTGTCAGAGCTCAAAATA GTGTCTGACCAGCTCTGTGCAAAATATAGTAAGGAGTATGGCAAGCTGTGCAGGACAAACCAGATTGGCACAGTCAATGATAGG CTGATGCACAAATTGAGCGTGGAGGCTCCTCCCAAGATCTTGGTGGAGCGCTACCTGATAGAGATAGCCAAGAATTACAACGTGCCATATGAGCCTGACGCCATGGTGCGG CCCGAGGTGTGTCCTGGTGAGGAGGCAGACCTGATCGATGTGGACACTGACAATAagaagagtggaggaggaggaggtggtggtggagggttCACCGCTCCTGCAACTGCTTATCCTATGCCCATGCCCATGCCTATGCCCATGCCAACACCTTTCAGCTACCCACCTCCCAAAGGAGGA GAGCCCTTTAATGCCCCTGTCGGGACCTACAACAGCATGAACAACTTCCAGCCCTCCATGGGAGGAGGGCAGCCCCCTCAGCTGCCCAGTTGCCCCCCCACCTACGAGTCT GCAGTAG CTTCTGGCCCTTCAGCTCAGATCTACGACAACAACGCTCTCCCTGAGCTGCCCTCTGTTCCGGACACTCTCCCCACTTCGTCCTTCGGCGGGAACACTACCACATCCGATGACATCGACTTCGACGACTTGTCAAGGCGGTTTGAAGAGCTGAAGAAGAAGACCTAA
- the mphosph10 gene encoding U3 small nucleolar ribonucleoprotein MPP10, protein MATRDVWSVLEDCVNKVNANTVHPEIFLSLQDEVATEFTALTKTLYDLHKSQEPADCKGSPLVQLVVEHFDEEQIWQELELQNTAVLRHFENVVSEVVSDDTLTVLAEEQEENDEEEDDDDVDDQEGEEEEEEDEEEEEEEEEEEEPRMRSRKEADGGAGGGTDEDSDLDFDVDALEKQQRRKKDIYKKGAQTKGVPSEVDDRFFKLSEMEAFLDDMDKRESKEGEGEDDIDYFQDVPSDEDDDLDLEEIISSTKKKKQNTEKSSRNLKYKDFFDAVEGEPAEADDHSDDENDSMDGMQEDDDDEEEDIEEDDYEEEEESDDEGMFKDKEKKRVTFNLSGEEDSEGEELEDIFGGKARGSATSESKSSFEKRQEKMSEKIRELEKAALAEKPWQLSGEVTAQARPENSMLEVDVDFEQIARMAPAVTEETTLQLEDIIKQRIKDQVFDDVVRKERPKEEVFEYKKRLTLDHEKSKLSLAEVYEQEYLKQTQQKTEEEENPAHVEIQKLMDSLFLKLDALSNFHFTPKPHIPEMKVVSNLPSITMEEVAPVSASDATLLAPEEIKAKNKAGEVLGDSERMLTDKKRERRKKKKMKRLKIKEREKRQKLKEASKAGENRKASKGEMAENLKKVTKGGKATVLKDEGKDKALRSSQAFFSQLQDQVKSQIKGAKDQSSKKKKHKEVSASKLKL, encoded by the exons ATGGCAACCAGAGATGTGTGGAGTGTGTTGGAGGACTGTGTTAACAAAGTAAATGCCAACACAGTGCACCCAGAGATCTTTCTAAG TCTTCAAGATGAAGTGGCAACTGAGTTCACCGCTCTCACCAAGACCCTGTATGATCTTCACAAGTCCCAGGAGCCTGCAGACTGTAAAGGCAGCCCCCTGGTGCAGCTGGTGGTGGAACATTTTGACGAGGAGCAGATCTGgcaggagctggagctgcagaaCACCGCCGTGCTGAGACACTTTGAGAACGTAGTCAGTGAGGTTGTTTCAGATGACACATTAACCGTACtggcagaggaacaggaggagaatgatgaggaagaggatgatgatgatgttgatgaccaggagggggaggaggaggaggaggaggacgaagaagaagaagaggaggaggaagaagaagaagaaccacGCATGCGGTCTAGGAAAGAGGCTGACGGTGGTGCAGGGGGGGGCACAGATGAGGACTCTGATTTAGATTTCGATGTGGACGCAttggaaaaacaacagagaCGGAAGAAAGACATTTACAAGAAAGGCGCTCAGACCAAGGGGGTTCCCTCTGAGGTTGATGACAGGTTCTTCAAGCTGTCAGAAATGGAAGCCTTTCTGGATGATATGGACAAGCGGGAAAGCAAAGAGGGTGAAGGGGAAGATGACATAGACTATTTTCAGGACGTACCCTCTGATGAGGACGATGATCTTGATTTAGAGGAAATAATTTcttccaccaaaaaaaagaaacaaaacact gaAAAGAGCTCCAGGAATCTCAAGTATAAGGATTTCTTTGATGCTGTGGAGGGCGAACCAGCCGAGGCAGATGACCACTCAGACGATGAGAATGACAGCATGGATGGGATgcaggaagatgatgatgatgaggaggaggacattGAAGAAGATGAttatgaagaggaggaagaaagtgacGACGA GGGTATGTTTAAGGATAAGGAGAAGAAACGAGTGACGTTCAACCTCTCTGGGGAAGAGGACAGCGagggagaggagctggaggacatTTTTGGAGGAAAGGCCCGAGGATCAGCAACATCTGAATCCAAGTCATCATTTGAAAAACGTCAAGAAAAG ATGTCCGAGAAGATCCGGGAGCTTGAAAAAGCAGCACTAGCAGAGAAACCCTGGCAGCTGTCTGGAGAGGTGACGGCTCAGGCACGTCCAGAAAACAGCATGCTTGAGGTGGATGTGGACTTTGAGCAGATCGCCAGGATGG cCCCTGCTGTCACAGAGGAAACCACACTACAGCTTGAGGACATCATCAAACAGAGAATAAAAGACCAG GTGTTTGATGATGTGGTGCGTAAGGAGAGACCCAAAGAGGAGGTGTTTGAGTACAAAAAGAGACTAACTTTGGACCACGAGAAGAGCAAGTTGAGTCTGGCAGAGGTCTATGAGCAGGAGTACCTCAAGCAGACACAG caaaagacagaggaagaggagaaccCAGCCCatgtggaaattcagaagcttATGGACTCACTCTTCCTGAAGTTGGATGCTCTCTCCAACTTCCACTTTACACCTAAACCA CACATCCCCGAGATGAAAGTGGTGTCTAACTTGCCTTCCATTACCATGGAGGAGGTGGCTCCAGTCAGCGCCAGTGATGCTACCCTGTTGGCTCCAGAGGAAATCAAG GCGAAGAACAAAGCAGGGGAAGTGCTTGGTGATTCTGAGAGGATGTTAACAGACAAGAAACGTGAAAGAcgcaagaagaagaaaatgaagcgCCTCAAGAtcaaggagagggagaagagacagAAACTTAAAGAGGCCAGTAAAGCTGGAGAGAACAGAAAAGCATCAAAGGGTGAAATGGcagaaaacctgaaaaaagtcacaaaaggAGGCAAGGCTACAGTACTAAAG gatGAAGGAAAGGACAAGGCTCTGCGATCCTCCCAAGCGTTCTTCTCTCAGCTGCAGGACCAGGTCAAGAGCCAGATCAAAGGGGCCAAGGACCAGTCCtccaagaaaaagaaacacaaagaagttTCCGCCAGCAAACTCAAGTTATAA
- the mcee gene encoding methylmalonyl-CoA epimerase, mitochondrial: protein MASAVLKVAVLGISRCTRHTLVRAHSTTAPLHQGVPSSLWKLGRLNHVAIAVPDIEKATALYRDVLGATVSDKVPLPEHGVYTVFVELGNTKLELLHPLGEKSPIAGFLQKNKAGGMHHICIEVDDINAAIVDLKARNIRTLSAEPRIGAHGKPVMFLHPKDCDGVLVELEEA, encoded by the exons ATGGCGTCCGCCGTGTTGAAGGTTGCAG TTTTAGGTATTTCCAGGTGCACTCGTCACACACTGGTGAGAGCGCATTCAACCACAGCACCGCTCCACCAGGGTGTCCCCAGCTCACTGTGGAAGCTGGGGAGGCTGAACCATGTGGCCATCGCTGTCCCAGACATAGAGAAGGCCACAGCCCTGTACCGAGACGTGCTAGGGGCCACAGTGAGTGACAAGGTGCCCCTGCCTGAGCATGGGGTCTACACTGTGTTTGTGGAGCTTGGGAACACTAAACTGGAGCTGCTCCACCCTCTGGGGGAGAAGAGCCCGATTGCTGGCTTCCTGCAGAAGAATAAGGCTGGAGGGATGCACCACATTTGTATTGAG GTGGACGACATCAATGCTGCAATAGTGGACCTGAAGGCGAGGAACATCAGAACCCTGTCTGCAGAGCCCCGGATAGGTGCTCATGGGAAACCTGTAATGTTTCTCCACCCTAAAGACTGTGATGGTGTGCTGGTCGAGCTCGAAGAAGCCTAA